One window of Trifolium pratense cultivar HEN17-A07 linkage group LG5, ARS_RC_1.1, whole genome shotgun sequence genomic DNA carries:
- the LOC123883432 gene encoding uncharacterized protein LOC123883432 yields the protein MRIKSEYLDISGKELWKLRSYNDEYVFLLQDVKIHDEGVVELEVDEKCLFMEFSSKLRLCLMHIACPRAASFFFLFVPWSYLKNAVSGSAWVGNAFCFWCLSIASGIGERS from the exons ATGAGAATTAAGTCTGAGTACTTGGATATCAGTGGTAAGGAATTATGGAAATTAAGGAGCTATAATGATGAATATGTTTTCTTGTTACAAG ATGTGAAGATCCATGATGAAGGTGTTGTTGAACTTGAAGTTGATGAAAAATGTTTGTTTATGGAGTTTAGCAGCAAGCTGAG GTTGTGTCTCATGCACATTGCTTGTCCACGTGCtgcgtcttttttttttttgttcgtGCCTTGGTCGTACCTCAAAAATGCCGTGTCGGGATCGGCTTGGGTTGGAAACGCTTTTTGCTTCTGGTGCTTGAGTATAGCTAGTGGCATTGGCGAGAGGTCCTAA
- the LOC123883431 gene encoding patatin-like protein 2: MATFLLFVFAFASQVIGGLNTKLLPPSYGNTITILSIDGGGIKGILPTVILEHLEKALKAKDENAVLADYFDVIAGTSTGGLIATMLATPNLKDASRPAFNASEIQKFYLDFGPSIFNQTSAANWTQETPSPKYDGEFLHNKVREILQGTRLHETLTNLVVPSFDIYRLHPVIFSSFKVEEDPYRDAKLADICIGTSAAPTQLPAYRFANGPHIWDFHIFNLIDGFLTANSPALLALTEVVQQLNKKNPSFIHVNENEPTKKIVLLSLGTGGNGESTIRIPADAANVIPAVTWPSLIALGLVVSAGDINEYHLKSVFPGLPSSDNYYLRIDEYNLDKSITADNVTKESMENIVKAGEELLKQTVKGIDVTSFDPKEKPSEGTNAEALERIADILYNEKQLRLKMKSMEKMEQPFIE; the protein is encoded by the exons ATGGctacttttcttttatttgtgtttgCTTTTGCTAGTCAAGTGATTGGTGGATTGAATACAAAGCTACTACCTCCATCATATGGAAATACAATAACTATTCTCAGTATTGATGGAGGTGGTATTAAGGGGATTCTTCCTACGGTTATTCTTGAGCATTTGGAAAAGGCTCTTAAG GCAAAAGATGAGAATGCGGTTTTGGCAGATTATTTTGATGTGATAGCAGGGACTAGTACTGGAGGACTCATTGCTACTATGCTTGCTACTCCTAATTTAAAGGATGCTTCTCGTCCTGCATTTAATGCTTCAGAAATCCAGAAATTCTACTTGGATTTTGGTCCTTCTATATTCAATCAAACTTCTGCTGC CAATTGGACTCAAGAGACACCAAGTCCGAAATATGATGGAGAGTTCTTACATAATAAAGTACGTGAGATATTGCAAGGAACAAGATTACATGAAACATTGACCAATCTTGTAGTCCCATCCTTTGACATCTATAGACTCCACCCAGTTATCTTCTCAAGCTTCAAG GTAGAGGAAGATCCCTACCGAGATGCAAAATTGGCAGATATATGCATTGGGACTTCAGCTGCACCAACTCAACTACCGGCCTATAGATTTGCAAATGGTCCTCACATATGGGATTTTCACATATTCAATTTAATCGATGGTTTTTTAACTGCAAATAGTCCT GCTTTACTCGCATTGACCGAAGTGGTACAACAATTGAACAAGAAAAACCCTAGTTTCATTCATGTGAATGAAAATGagcctacaaaaaaaattgtattattgtCGTTAGGAACCGGAGGAAATGGGGAGAGTACAATTAGGATTCCTGCTGACGCGGCAAATGTTATTCCGGCTGTTACCTGGCCATCCCTTATAGCATTAGGTCTTGTTGTTTCAGCCGGAGACATCAATGAGTATCACCTTAAATCAGTGTTTCCAGGTCTCCCGTCTTCTGACAATTACTACCTTCGAATTGAC GAGTATAACTTGGATAAATCCATCACAGCTGATAATGTTACGAAAGAAAGTATGGAAAATATTGTAAAAGCAGGAGAGGAGTTGCTGAAACAAACTGTTAAGGGCATAGATGTAACTTCTTTTGACCCAAAAGAAAAACCAAGTGAGGGTACAAATGCTGAGGCTCTTGAAAGGATTGCTGATATTCTGTACAATGAGAAACAATTGCGTTTGAAAATGAAATCCATGGAAAAAATGGAACAACCATTTATTGAATGA